A genomic region of Aureimonas populi contains the following coding sequences:
- a CDS encoding lytic murein transglycosylase: MPGRRFAFGTLVKSALVAATLSLATTGSTLADAGFRQWIANFESTAAQNGIRRETYRAVFSGVSEPDHDVIRRARFQPEFRDNAWDYLDNRVNDSTVAEGRRMLREWGPWLQRIEQRFGVDRHILLAIWSMESNYGRALENVDRLKNVPQALATLGYLDQRRARFARQQLIAALKIVQDGHVAPAALTGSWAGAMGHTQFIPTSYQAWKVDMDGDGRADIWNSIPDALATAANLLKDNGWRTGRTWGYEVQAPSGVNLAGLDRANKTIAEWERLGFRRVAGRSFNDRSENANLVMLGGPNGPLFLMTRNFFVIKRYNNADTYALGVGHLADRIAGGGEFVQNWPRGYTPLTMQERHELQQRLTSQGLYDGKIDGLIGSGSRSAITAFQRRVGVAEDGNASKALLDMLRRN, from the coding sequence ATGCCTGGACGCAGATTCGCTTTCGGCACTCTCGTGAAATCGGCGCTCGTCGCCGCGACACTGAGCCTTGCCACGACGGGCTCGACGCTCGCCGATGCCGGTTTCCGGCAGTGGATCGCGAATTTCGAATCGACCGCCGCGCAGAACGGCATCCGGCGCGAGACCTATCGCGCCGTCTTTTCCGGCGTCTCCGAGCCGGACCACGACGTCATCCGGCGCGCCCGCTTCCAGCCGGAGTTCCGCGACAATGCGTGGGACTATCTGGACAACCGCGTCAACGACTCGACCGTGGCCGAAGGGCGGCGGATGCTGCGCGAATGGGGGCCCTGGCTCCAGCGCATCGAGCAGCGCTTCGGCGTCGATCGCCACATCCTGCTCGCCATCTGGTCGATGGAATCCAATTACGGCCGGGCGCTGGAGAATGTGGACCGGCTGAAGAACGTGCCGCAGGCGCTGGCCACGCTCGGCTATCTGGACCAGCGCCGCGCCCGCTTCGCGCGCCAGCAGCTCATCGCCGCCCTCAAGATCGTGCAGGACGGCCATGTCGCGCCCGCGGCGCTGACGGGCTCCTGGGCCGGCGCCATGGGGCACACGCAGTTCATCCCCACCAGCTACCAGGCCTGGAAGGTGGACATGGACGGCGACGGGCGCGCCGACATCTGGAACTCCATCCCCGACGCGCTGGCCACCGCCGCCAACCTCCTGAAGGACAATGGCTGGCGGACGGGCCGCACCTGGGGCTACGAGGTGCAGGCGCCCTCGGGCGTGAACCTGGCGGGCCTCGACCGGGCGAACAAGACCATCGCCGAATGGGAGCGCCTCGGCTTTCGCCGCGTGGCCGGCCGCTCCTTCAACGACCGGTCCGAGAACGCCAATCTCGTCATGCTGGGCGGGCCGAACGGGCCGCTCTTCCTGATGACGCGTAACTTTTTCGTCATCAAGCGCTACAACAACGCGGATACCTATGCGCTGGGCGTCGGCCATCTGGCCGACCGTATCGCCGGCGGGGGCGAGTTCGTGCAGAACTGGCCACGCGGCTACACGCCCCTCACCATGCAGGAGCGGCACGAGCTTCAGCAGCGCCTGACCTCGCAGGGCTTGTATGACGGCAAGATCGATGGCTTGATCGGCTCCGGCTCGCGCAGCGCGATCACCGCCTTCCAGCGGCGCGTGGGCGTGGCGGAGGACGGCAACGCCTCCAAGGCGCTTCTCGATATGCTTCGGCGAAACTGA
- a CDS encoding SGNH/GDSL hydrolase family protein, with amino-acid sequence MAERKTRRSRLILVWCAPLAAALAAGALSLPASAQERPRGVLERLFGPPIGQRAQPQAQPPQQIRRQQAQPRRQQAQPRRQGQRQQAGGQRRNRDAARSAAPAAPPVQAVEKAENARDVLIVGDFLAASLARGLTDATATNRDVRIVPRANGSSGLVRDDYYDWLANLPGLIEETGAELVVVMLGSNDRQAIRIEGRSEAVRSESWTQEYTRRTQALAAIVGEKGLPLVWVGMPPFQSNRMTEDMVFLNDLYTRAAASVDGEFVDIWGGFVDAGGAYTASGPDPTGQPARLRNSDGITMTAAGSAKLAYYAEKPIMRLLGLSVDDLLVSLAPHQLPEGDLPAAVAPPAEPENVRALPPVALTDPSLFGGDALLGGGSAAPRSTAMAGAMAEAMPGRADSFNWTGRGAAVSPATQNNAIVFRGSTSLDSLRARAQGDTPSPEAEPAAGAE; translated from the coding sequence ATGGCGGAGCGGAAAACCCGACGTTCAAGGCTCATCCTCGTCTGGTGCGCTCCGCTGGCCGCTGCCCTCGCGGCAGGAGCCCTTTCCCTCCCCGCCAGCGCGCAGGAGCGGCCTCGCGGCGTGCTGGAGCGGCTGTTCGGCCCGCCCATCGGCCAGCGCGCCCAGCCGCAGGCGCAGCCTCCCCAGCAGATTCGCCGCCAGCAGGCCCAGCCCCGGCGCCAGCAGGCCCAGCCACGCCGGCAGGGCCAGCGCCAGCAGGCCGGCGGCCAGCGGCGCAACCGTGATGCCGCCCGCAGCGCCGCCCCGGCCGCGCCCCCCGTGCAGGCGGTGGAGAAGGCCGAGAACGCGCGCGACGTGCTGATCGTGGGCGATTTCCTTGCCGCCTCGCTGGCGCGCGGCCTGACGGATGCCACGGCCACCAACCGCGACGTGCGCATCGTGCCCCGCGCGAACGGCTCTTCCGGGCTGGTGCGCGACGATTATTACGACTGGCTGGCGAACCTGCCGGGCCTGATCGAGGAGACCGGCGCCGAACTCGTGGTGGTCATGCTCGGCTCGAACGACCGGCAGGCCATCCGCATCGAAGGGCGCTCCGAGGCGGTGCGCTCGGAAAGCTGGACGCAGGAATACACACGCCGCACGCAGGCGCTGGCCGCCATCGTGGGGGAGAAGGGCCTGCCGCTCGTCTGGGTCGGCATGCCGCCCTTCCAGTCCAACCGCATGACCGAGGACATGGTCTTCCTGAACGATCTCTATACCCGCGCCGCTGCGTCGGTGGACGGGGAGTTCGTGGATATCTGGGGCGGCTTCGTGGATGCGGGCGGCGCCTACACCGCATCGGGCCCCGACCCCACCGGCCAGCCCGCCCGCCTGCGCAATTCCGACGGCATCACCATGACGGCCGCCGGCTCGGCCAAGCTCGCCTACTACGCAGAAAAGCCGATCATGCGGCTTCTGGGGCTGAGCGTGGACGACCTTCTCGTCAGCCTCGCCCCCCACCAGCTTCCCGAGGGCGACTTGCCGGCGGCCGTCGCGCCGCCGGCCGAGCCCGAGAACGTCAGGGCATTGCCGCCCGTGGCGCTGACGGACCCGAGCCTTTTCGGCGGTGACGCGCTTCTGGGCGGCGGCTCGGCCGCGCCGAGGAGCACCGCCATGGCGGGCGCGATGGCCGAGGCCATGCCCGGCCGCGCCGACAGCTTCAACTGGACCGGCCGGGGCGCGGCGGTCTCGCCCGCCACGCAGAACAACGCCATCGTGTTCCGCGGATCGACCAGCCTCGATTCACTGCGCGCCCGGGCGCAAGGAGACACTCCCTCGCCCGAGGCTGAGCCGGCGGCGGGCGCCGAGTGA
- a CDS encoding glutamate synthase subunit beta has protein sequence MGKVTGFLEIDRQTAKYQPASDRIRHFREFTLPMSEEEVGRQAARCMDCGIPFCHGPTGCPIHNQIPDWNDLVYGGDWEGAIRNLHSTNNFPEFTGRICPAPCEEACTLNLEDVPVAIKTVEQAIADKAYKLGLIKPQPADVPTGKRVAVIGSGPAGLAAAQQLGRAGHAVDVYERESKPGGLLRYGIPDFKMEKHWIDKRVEQMKGEGVTFHCGVEIGRGKPLDELLEAYDAVLYCGGAERPREAGIPDDGLSGIHDAMPYLVQQNRRVGGEKIESVAWAEPEIWAGGKHVVVVGGGDTASDCVGTAFRQGAVKVTQLDIRPQPPKTENKLEVWPFWATKMRTSSSQAEGAVREFQVATLAFMGEDGQLTGVKCAEVDEKRRPIPGTEFVIKADLAFIAIGFAGPFEDGLLAHAGEALERVADRRGNVSVKADDKSYRSSIDKLYVAGDVRRGQSLVVWAIREGRQAARAIDLALMGETTLPR, from the coding sequence ATGGGCAAGGTTACGGGCTTCCTCGAGATCGACCGGCAGACGGCGAAATATCAGCCGGCCTCCGACCGAATCCGGCATTTCCGCGAGTTCACCCTGCCGATGTCGGAGGAGGAGGTCGGCCGGCAGGCCGCGCGCTGCATGGATTGCGGCATTCCCTTCTGCCACGGGCCGACGGGCTGTCCCATCCACAACCAGATTCCGGACTGGAACGACCTCGTCTATGGCGGCGACTGGGAGGGTGCGATCCGCAACCTCCACTCCACCAACAATTTTCCCGAGTTCACCGGCCGCATCTGCCCCGCCCCCTGCGAGGAGGCGTGCACGCTGAATCTCGAGGACGTGCCGGTCGCCATCAAGACGGTGGAGCAGGCCATCGCCGACAAGGCCTACAAGCTCGGCCTCATCAAGCCGCAGCCGGCCGATGTGCCGACGGGCAAGCGCGTGGCCGTCATCGGCTCGGGCCCGGCGGGGCTGGCGGCCGCCCAGCAGCTCGGCCGCGCCGGCCATGCGGTGGATGTGTACGAGCGCGAGTCGAAGCCCGGCGGGCTCCTGCGCTACGGCATTCCCGACTTCAAGATGGAGAAGCACTGGATCGACAAGCGCGTCGAGCAGATGAAGGGGGAGGGCGTCACCTTCCATTGCGGCGTGGAGATCGGCCGGGGCAAGCCGCTGGACGAGCTTTTGGAGGCCTACGACGCCGTGCTCTATTGCGGCGGGGCGGAGCGGCCGCGCGAGGCCGGCATTCCCGATGACGGCTTGTCGGGCATCCACGACGCCATGCCTTATCTCGTGCAGCAGAACCGGCGCGTGGGCGGCGAGAAGATCGAGAGCGTGGCCTGGGCCGAGCCGGAAATCTGGGCCGGCGGCAAGCATGTCGTGGTGGTGGGCGGCGGCGACACCGCCTCCGACTGCGTGGGCACCGCGTTCCGCCAGGGCGCGGTGAAGGTGACGCAGCTCGACATCCGCCCGCAGCCGCCCAAGACGGAGAACAAGCTCGAGGTCTGGCCGTTCTGGGCCACCAAGATGCGCACCTCCTCCAGCCAGGCCGAGGGCGCGGTTCGCGAATTCCAGGTGGCCACGCTGGCCTTCATGGGCGAGGACGGGCAACTCACCGGCGTGAAATGCGCCGAGGTGGACGAGAAGCGCCGGCCCATTCCGGGCACCGAATTCGTCATCAAGGCCGATCTGGCCTTCATCGCCATCGGCTTTGCCGGCCCCTTCGAGGACGGTCTCCTGGCCCATGCCGGCGAAGCGCTGGAGCGGGTGGCCGACCGACGCGGGAACGTTTCGGTGAAGGCGGACGACAAGAGCTATCGCTCCTCGATCGACAAGCTCTACGTGGCGGGCGACGTGCGCCGGGGCCAGTCGCTCGTGGTCTGGGCAATCCGCGAGGGGCGGCAGGCGGCGCGGGCGATCGACCTCGCCTTGATGGGCGAAACGACGCTGCCGCGCTGA
- a CDS encoding threonine aldolase family protein translates to MIFASDNWSGAHPAIAASLAKHASGMAAAYGASDLDKAVEKRFNEIFEREVAVFFVGTGTAANSLSFAAVNRPGGVVLCHREAHVIEDECGAPEFFTHGARLAPVDGAHGLIDPANLRRELSRFRPDFIHAGQPMAVSLSQPSEAGTLYPVSRIEAITQIAHERNLAVHMDGARFANALAATNATPAEMSWKLGVDILSFGATKNGCWCAEAVVFFDPAKAVQFPYIRKRGAQLFSKTRFIAAQFLAYLEDDRWLTLAGHANRMADLLREGVHNSAHAREAWETRTNEVFAILERPVAKRLRAEGAVFYDWNAPHGTPALVGEDEQLIRLVTSWSTEEADVARFSRALA, encoded by the coding sequence ATGATCTTCGCTTCGGACAACTGGTCGGGCGCGCATCCCGCCATCGCCGCGTCTCTCGCCAAGCACGCCTCGGGCATGGCCGCCGCCTACGGCGCGAGCGATCTCGACAAGGCGGTCGAGAAGCGCTTCAACGAGATCTTCGAGCGGGAGGTGGCCGTGTTCTTCGTGGGCACGGGCACGGCCGCGAACTCGCTCTCCTTCGCCGCCGTCAACCGGCCGGGCGGGGTGGTCCTGTGCCACCGCGAGGCCCATGTGATCGAGGACGAGTGCGGGGCGCCGGAATTCTTCACCCACGGCGCGCGGCTCGCGCCCGTGGACGGCGCGCACGGGCTGATCGACCCGGCCAACCTGCGCCGCGAGCTGTCGCGCTTCCGGCCCGACTTCATCCATGCCGGCCAGCCGATGGCCGTCTCCCTCAGCCAGCCGAGCGAAGCCGGCACGCTCTATCCCGTCTCGCGCATCGAGGCGATCACCCAGATCGCGCACGAGCGGAACCTGGCGGTCCACATGGACGGAGCGCGCTTCGCCAACGCACTTGCGGCCACCAACGCCACTCCGGCCGAGATGAGCTGGAAGCTGGGCGTGGACATCCTGTCCTTCGGCGCCACCAAGAACGGCTGCTGGTGCGCCGAGGCCGTCGTCTTCTTCGATCCGGCCAAGGCGGTGCAGTTCCCCTATATCCGCAAGCGCGGCGCGCAGCTCTTTTCCAAGACCCGCTTCATCGCAGCGCAGTTCCTGGCCTATCTGGAGGACGACCGCTGGCTGACGCTCGCGGGCCACGCCAACCGCATGGCGGACCTTCTGCGCGAGGGCGTCCACAACAGCGCCCATGCCCGCGAGGCGTGGGAGACGCGCACCAACGAGGTCTTCGCGATCCTGGAGCGGCCGGTCGCCAAGCGCCTGCGCGCCGAGGGCGCCGTGTTCTACGACTGGAATGCGCCCCACGGCACCCCGGCGCTGGTGGGCGAGGACGAGCAACTCATCCGCCTCGTGACAAGCTGGTCCACGGAGGAGGCGGATGTGGCGCGCTTCAGCCGGGCGCTCGCCTGA
- the fni gene encoding type 2 isopentenyl-diphosphate Delta-isomerase, which produces MTSAGTAGSASPIGERKSDHLDIVLRPSLPSARLSTGFEAVRFEHVALPEIDFAAIDLSRPFLSRRLAAPVLISSMTGGPQRAGRINRHLAEAAQALGIALGVGSQRIALEGRGDAGLGPELRRLAPDVPILANIGGAQLVSGYGEAEARRAVDMIEADALIVHLNPLQEAVQPEGDRDWRGVLAAIEALARVLGVPLVAKEVGAGLSGPVARRLLDAGVGVLDVAGAGGTSWAAVEAERHADPVRRAIALAFSDWGVPTAQAIACVRAACPGATIIGSGGVRNGVDAAKAIRLGADLVGQAAGGLAAADASAEAAHAHFSGFIEELRVACFCTGSADLAALSGAALIP; this is translated from the coding sequence ATGACATCTGCGGGAACGGCGGGGAGCGCCTCGCCCATCGGCGAACGCAAGAGCGACCATCTCGATATCGTGCTCCGGCCCTCGCTGCCCTCCGCGCGCCTTTCCACCGGTTTCGAGGCGGTCCGGTTCGAGCATGTGGCGCTGCCGGAGATCGATTTCGCCGCCATCGACCTCTCCCGCCCCTTCCTCTCGCGCCGCCTCGCCGCGCCTGTCCTCATCTCCTCCATGACCGGGGGGCCGCAGCGGGCGGGGCGAATCAACCGGCATCTGGCGGAGGCCGCGCAGGCGCTGGGCATCGCGCTGGGCGTCGGCTCGCAGCGCATCGCGCTGGAGGGGCGGGGGGATGCCGGGCTCGGGCCCGAGCTTCGGCGGCTCGCGCCCGACGTGCCCATCCTGGCGAATATCGGCGGCGCCCAGCTCGTGTCCGGCTACGGGGAGGCCGAGGCGCGCCGGGCGGTGGATATGATCGAGGCCGACGCGCTGATCGTGCATCTCAACCCGCTGCAGGAGGCCGTGCAGCCGGAAGGAGACCGCGACTGGCGCGGCGTCCTGGCCGCCATCGAGGCGCTGGCGCGTGTCCTTGGCGTGCCGCTCGTGGCCAAGGAGGTGGGGGCGGGGCTGTCCGGCCCGGTCGCGCGGCGCCTGCTCGACGCGGGCGTCGGCGTGCTCGACGTTGCGGGGGCGGGCGGCACGAGCTGGGCGGCGGTGGAGGCCGAGCGCCATGCCGACCCCGTCCGGCGCGCCATCGCGCTCGCCTTCTCGGACTGGGGCGTGCCGACGGCGCAGGCCATCGCCTGCGTGCGCGCGGCCTGCCCCGGCGCCACCATCATCGGCTCGGGCGGCGTGCGCAACGGCGTGGACGCGGCCAAGGCCATCCGCCTGGGGGCCGACCTCGTGGGGCAGGCGGCCGGCGGCCTGGCGGCGGCCGACGCTTCGGCGGAGGCCGCGCACGCGCATTTTTCCGGCTTCATCGAGGAGCTGCGCGTGGCCTGCTTCTGCACCGGATCGGCCGATCTCGCCGCCCTGTCCGGTGCTGCCCTCATTCCTTGA
- a CDS encoding polyprenyl synthetase family protein, with amino-acid sequence MVGEGLRGTGELLQRIDARLAGLLPAGGDALGAAMADAALAPGKRLRPLMTMIVAEDLGGPPDAALDVGCAVEMVHAASLVLDDLPCMDDAALRRGRPALHRAHGEDVAVLAAVSLLTQAFGIVAATGGACGEARLECLTLLSGAVGTQGLAAGQLNDLHGGRRARPLAEILATNSLKTGALFAASVEAGAVLAGAQGSRPALRAFADEIGQAFQLLDDLLDHQPMHVTGKDPGRDEGKSTVVSMLGAVPVEKRIERHLAQAHIHLEAVFGPRSRLAALVDDVFARTADMSEQEAGAR; translated from the coding sequence ATGGTCGGCGAAGGCTTGAGGGGGACGGGGGAGCTTCTCCAGCGCATCGACGCGCGGCTGGCAGGCCTTCTTCCCGCCGGCGGCGATGCGCTGGGCGCAGCGATGGCCGACGCGGCGCTGGCGCCCGGCAAGAGATTGCGACCCCTGATGACGATGATCGTCGCCGAGGATCTCGGCGGGCCGCCGGATGCGGCGCTGGATGTCGGCTGCGCGGTGGAGATGGTCCATGCCGCCTCGCTCGTGCTGGACGACCTGCCATGCATGGACGATGCGGCGCTTCGTCGCGGGCGCCCCGCGCTTCACCGGGCCCATGGCGAGGACGTGGCGGTGCTGGCCGCCGTTTCCCTGCTGACGCAGGCCTTCGGCATCGTCGCCGCCACCGGCGGCGCGTGCGGCGAGGCGCGGCTGGAATGCCTGACGCTGCTCTCCGGCGCCGTGGGCACGCAAGGGCTGGCCGCCGGCCAGCTCAACGACCTTCACGGCGGGCGCCGGGCCCGGCCACTGGCGGAGATCCTGGCCACCAATTCGCTCAAGACCGGTGCCCTCTTCGCCGCCTCGGTCGAGGCCGGGGCAGTGCTGGCGGGGGCCCAGGGCAGCCGCCCGGCGCTGCGCGCCTTCGCCGACGAGATCGGGCAGGCTTTCCAGCTTCTCGACGACCTTCTCGACCACCAGCCGATGCACGTGACGGGCAAGGATCCGGGCCGCGACGAGGGAAAGTCGACCGTCGTCTCCATGCTCGGCGCCGTGCCCGTGGAGAAACGCATTGAACGGCATCTGGCGCAGGCGCATATCCATCTGGAGGCCGTGTTCGGCCCGCGCAGCCGGCTTGCCGCGCTGGTCGATGACGTCTTTGCCCGCACCGCCGATATGTCGGAGCAGGAAGCGGGCGCCCGCTGA
- a CDS encoding beta-carotene hydroxylase, with translation MTSWPVLIAIAVAVFLVMEGVAWAAHKYIMHGWGWGWHESHHEPHEGLFEKNDLYAVVFAVFAIALFALGSLMDWPVVTAIASGITLYGFFYFIVHDGLVHQRWPFRHIPHKGYAKRLVQAHRLHHAVKGKDGAVSFGFLYAPPVEKLTAELKRSGRVAAEQDERRTLH, from the coding sequence ATGACGAGCTGGCCGGTTCTGATCGCGATCGCGGTCGCTGTCTTCCTGGTGATGGAAGGGGTGGCCTGGGCGGCGCATAAATACATCATGCACGGCTGGGGCTGGGGCTGGCACGAAAGCCACCACGAGCCGCATGAGGGCCTGTTCGAGAAGAACGACCTCTACGCCGTCGTCTTCGCGGTCTTCGCCATCGCGCTTTTCGCCCTCGGCTCGCTGATGGACTGGCCGGTGGTGACGGCCATCGCCAGCGGCATCACGCTCTACGGCTTCTTCTACTTCATCGTGCATGACGGGCTGGTGCACCAGCGCTGGCCCTTCCGGCACATTCCCCACAAGGGCTACGCCAAGCGCCTCGTGCAGGCCCATCGCCTCCATCACGCGGTGAAGGGCAAGGACGGGGCGGTCTCCTTCGGCTTCCTCTACGCGCCGCCGGTGGAGAAGCTGACGGCCGAGCTGAAGCGCTCCGGCCGCGTGGCGGCCGAACAGGACGAGCGCCGCACGCTGCACTGA
- a CDS encoding phytoene/squalene synthase family protein encodes MAETDLSAFASASIARGSKSFAAASRLFDARTRESVVLLYAWCRHCDDVVDGQEAGSPMRAGGSRPAAEAIEALRRDTALAFEGCTRGLHPAFAALGEVVRRHGIDRSLAQEHLAGFAMDAEGRTYRTLDDLMLYCWRVAGVVGVMMARIMGVSDEETLDRAADLGLAFQLTNIARDMVDDAKAGRVYVPTDWLRAEGMCPHDLADAAFAAPIARLRKRLVDEAEHYYGSARLGIDALPRRCAWAVGTAWGVYRMIGLKLVEKGADAFSYRVSTGRAEKIGQIAGGTRIALWRGGRTVPRPAHLWTRPR; translated from the coding sequence ATGGCTGAGACCGACCTTTCCGCCTTCGCCAGCGCGTCCATCGCGCGGGGGTCGAAGAGCTTCGCCGCCGCCTCACGCCTGTTCGACGCCAGGACGCGCGAAAGCGTCGTCCTGCTCTATGCCTGGTGCCGGCATTGCGACGACGTGGTGGACGGGCAGGAGGCGGGCTCGCCCATGCGCGCCGGCGGCTCGCGCCCCGCCGCCGAGGCGATCGAGGCGCTGCGGCGCGACACGGCGCTCGCCTTCGAGGGGTGCACGCGCGGCCTGCACCCCGCCTTCGCCGCTCTGGGCGAGGTGGTGCGCCGGCACGGCATCGACCGCTCGCTGGCGCAGGAGCATCTGGCCGGCTTTGCGATGGACGCCGAGGGGCGGACCTATCGCACGCTCGACGATCTGATGCTCTATTGCTGGCGCGTGGCGGGCGTCGTGGGCGTGATGATGGCGCGCATCATGGGGGTGAGCGACGAGGAGACGCTCGACCGGGCGGCCGATCTCGGCCTCGCCTTCCAGCTCACCAACATCGCCCGCGACATGGTGGACGACGCGAAGGCCGGTCGCGTCTATGTGCCGACGGACTGGCTGCGGGCGGAAGGGATGTGCCCGCACGATCTGGCGGACGCAGCCTTCGCCGCCCCCATCGCGCGCCTGCGCAAGCGCCTCGTGGACGAGGCGGAGCATTATTACGGCTCCGCGCGCCTCGGGATCGACGCCTTGCCGCGCCGCTGTGCCTGGGCCGTGGGCACGGCCTGGGGGGTCTATCGCATGATCGGGCTCAAGCTCGTCGAGAAGGGTGCGGACGCCTTCTCCTACCGTGTCTCCACGGGCCGGGCCGAGAAGATCGGGCAAATCGCCGGGGGCACGCGCATCGCGCTCTGGCGCGGTGGCCGCACGGTGCCCCGCCCGGCGCATCTGTGGACGCGCCCGCGCTGA
- a CDS encoding phytoene desaturase gives MIAGPNNPSRTAIVVGSGFGGLSLAIRLQAAGIATTLVEKRDKPGGRAYVYEDQGFVFDAGPTVITDPSALEELFAVSGAKLSDYVTLLPVSPFYRLCWEDGYAFDYVNDQAELDRQIRAKNPKDVEGYRRFLDYSRAVFEEGYLKLGTVPFLHFRDMVRAGPALMKLQAWRSVYSRVAGFIEDEQLRQALSFHSLLVGGNPFATSSIYALIHALEREWGVWFPKGGTGALIAGMVRLFRDKGGTLELNAEAERIEVEDGRASGVVLKDGRRFAADLVASNADVVHTYATLLSGTARGEKEARRLKAKRFSMSLFVLYFGLSRHQAHLQHHTVLFGARYRELISEIFKGPELSADFSLYLHSPCATDPSLAPEEAGSYYVLSPVPHLGNARIDWEAEGPRYRERIFDYLEAHHMPNLRRDLVTHRIFTPFDFRDELNAHVGSAFSLDPVLTQSAWFRAHNRDDEIPNLYFVGAGTHPGAGVPGVVGSAKATAGLILGDG, from the coding sequence ATGATCGCAGGGCCGAACAACCCCTCCAGAACCGCCATCGTCGTCGGCTCGGGCTTCGGCGGCCTGTCACTCGCCATCCGCCTCCAGGCCGCCGGCATCGCCACCACGCTGGTGGAGAAGCGCGACAAGCCGGGCGGGCGGGCCTATGTCTACGAGGATCAGGGCTTCGTCTTCGACGCCGGGCCGACCGTCATCACCGATCCTTCCGCGCTGGAGGAATTGTTCGCCGTGTCCGGGGCGAAGCTCTCGGACTATGTGACGCTCCTGCCCGTCAGCCCGTTCTATCGCCTGTGCTGGGAGGACGGCTACGCCTTCGACTATGTGAACGACCAGGCCGAGCTCGACCGGCAGATCCGGGCGAAGAACCCGAAGGACGTGGAGGGCTATCGCCGCTTCCTCGATTATTCCCGCGCCGTCTTCGAGGAGGGCTATCTCAAGCTCGGCACCGTGCCCTTCCTGCATTTCCGCGACATGGTGCGGGCGGGCCCCGCGCTGATGAAGCTTCAGGCGTGGCGCAGCGTCTATTCCAGGGTCGCCGGCTTCATCGAGGACGAGCAGCTTCGCCAGGCGCTCTCGTTCCACTCGCTCCTTGTCGGCGGCAATCCCTTCGCCACCTCCTCGATCTACGCGCTAATTCATGCGCTGGAGCGCGAATGGGGCGTGTGGTTTCCCAAGGGCGGCACAGGCGCCCTGATCGCGGGCATGGTGCGGCTGTTCCGGGACAAGGGCGGCACGCTGGAGCTGAACGCGGAAGCTGAGCGGATCGAGGTGGAGGATGGGCGGGCGAGCGGGGTCGTCCTGAAGGACGGCCGGCGCTTTGCCGCCGATCTCGTGGCCTCCAACGCCGACGTGGTGCACACCTATGCGACGCTCCTCTCGGGCACCGCGCGCGGGGAAAAGGAAGCGCGGCGGCTGAAGGCCAAGCGCTTCTCCATGTCGCTCTTCGTCCTCTATTTCGGCCTCTCGCGGCACCAGGCGCATCTTCAACACCACACGGTGCTGTTCGGCGCGCGCTATCGGGAGCTGATTTCGGAGATCTTCAAGGGGCCGGAGCTTTCGGCCGATTTCTCGCTCTATCTCCACTCGCCCTGCGCCACGGACCCCTCGCTCGCGCCGGAAGAGGCGGGGAGCTACTATGTGCTCTCGCCCGTGCCTCATCTGGGCAACGCGCGGATCGACTGGGAAGCGGAGGGGCCGCGCTATCGCGAGCGCATCTTCGACTATCTGGAGGCCCACCACATGCCGAACCTGCGCCGGGACCTCGTGACGCACCGCATCTTCACGCCCTTCGATTTCCGAGACGAGCTGAACGCCCATGTCGGCAGCGCCTTCTCGCTCGACCCCGTGCTCACGCAGTCGGCGTGGTTCCGCGCGCACAACAGGGACGACGAGATTCCCAATCTCTATTTCGTCGGCGCCGGCACGCATCCGGGCGCCGGCGTGCCGGGCGTCGTCGGTTCGGCCAAGGCTACGGCGGGGCTGATCCTCGGCGATGGCTGA